In one Parvibaculum sp. genomic region, the following are encoded:
- the ybgF gene encoding tol-pal system protein YbgF: MRHALEVRLRSGFRPKYTVLRAAAVLALAGLPMLAADRAGAQSGGDFDMRAIGNRLDRIEREITDLQRQSYSGGGSTGAPTSLSGGGAGAADAQSRIFELEEQVRRLNGNLEEMGYRIEQMSQELQRFKADTELRFQDAQGGGGASAAVSGASGGAMAPVNDDGERGPGPATAEGTLGTAPVASVLPQGTPQVQYDFAIDLMKRGQYDQARAAFIEFLQLHPKDTLAGNAQYWLGETYYAQNRHKEAGDAFLTGYTTYSSSNKAPDSLLKLGMSLNALGNKDAACTVWSELGSRFPQASPAVVARNKLEREKAGC, from the coding sequence GTGAGACACGCATTGGAGGTTCGATTGCGCTCCGGTTTCCGGCCGAAATATACCGTCCTCCGGGCCGCCGCCGTGCTGGCCCTGGCCGGATTGCCGATGCTTGCCGCGGATCGCGCAGGCGCGCAGTCGGGCGGGGACTTCGACATGCGCGCGATCGGCAACCGGCTCGACCGGATCGAGCGCGAAATCACCGACCTTCAGCGGCAGAGCTATAGCGGCGGCGGATCGACCGGCGCACCGACATCGCTCAGCGGCGGCGGCGCAGGCGCGGCCGATGCGCAGTCGCGTATTTTCGAACTCGAAGAGCAGGTCCGCCGTCTCAATGGCAATCTGGAAGAGATGGGCTATCGCATCGAGCAGATGAGCCAGGAGCTGCAACGCTTCAAGGCCGACACGGAGCTGCGCTTTCAGGATGCGCAAGGCGGAGGCGGTGCTTCCGCCGCCGTCAGCGGCGCATCGGGCGGCGCCATGGCGCCCGTCAACGATGACGGCGAACGCGGGCCCGGTCCGGCGACGGCCGAAGGCACGCTTGGCACGGCGCCGGTCGCTTCCGTGCTGCCTCAGGGCACGCCGCAGGTACAGTATGATTTTGCGATCGATCTGATGAAGCGCGGCCAATACGACCAGGCGCGGGCGGCCTTCATCGAGTTTCTGCAACTCCATCCGAAGGACACGCTGGCGGGCAACGCGCAATATTGGCTCGGCGAGACCTATTATGCGCAGAACCGCCACAAGGAAGCCGGCGACGCCTTCCTGACCGGCTATACGACCTATTCGTCGAGCAACAAGGCGCCCGACAGTCTGCTGAAACTGGGGATGAGCCTCAACGCGCTCGGCAACAAGGACGCCGCCTGCACGGTGTGGAGCGAGCTCGGTTCACGGTTTCCGCAAGCTTCGCCCGCCGTCGTCGCGCGCAACAAGCTGGAGCGCGAGAAGGCCGGCTGCTGA
- the pal gene encoding peptidoglycan-associated lipoprotein Pal, which yields MLAACSSTATDTGGSSSGAGAITPGTQEDLVANVGDRVFFDTDKSSLSDEARATLQRQAAWMALYPNLTFTLEGHADERGTREYNLALGGRRANAAKDYLVSLGVNAGRINTVSYGKERPVCLDSNESCWGQNRRAVTVVASGVAS from the coding sequence ATGTTGGCCGCTTGCAGCTCGACCGCCACGGATACTGGCGGTTCGTCCTCAGGGGCAGGCGCCATCACCCCCGGTACGCAGGAAGATCTGGTTGCCAATGTCGGCGACCGCGTTTTCTTCGACACCGACAAGTCGTCGCTCAGCGATGAAGCCCGCGCCACCCTGCAGCGTCAGGCGGCGTGGATGGCCCTCTACCCGAACCTGACCTTCACGCTCGAAGGGCATGCCGACGAACGTGGCACCCGCGAATACAACCTTGCGCTCGGTGGCCGTCGCGCCAACGCGGCGAAAGACTATCTCGTCAGCCTCGGCGTCAATGCCGGCCGTATCAACACCGTGTCCTACGGCAAAGAGCGTCCGGTCTGCCTCGACTCCAACGAGAGCTGCTGGGGCCAGAACCGTCGCGCCGTGACGGTGGTTGCGTCCGGCGTCGCGAGCTAA
- a CDS encoding TetR/AcrR family transcriptional regulator: protein MTAARTVRTRLSPSARRAQLLECALAAFAEHGVARATHSHVAERAGVSVPAVHSYFRTREDLVAAVLDEVEAYLIHIVSSSLGGPKTVAEALEALAVNFARDATEKPDMIKVWLDWSTGVRADVWPRYMDVLERLHGIAQKVLERGKREGIIPATLDVKAAARVYLGGGHTVALMQFSGAKPREFDAVIEQLVRSAMGVGFDAPLNSPG, encoded by the coding sequence TTGACCGCTGCCCGAACCGTCCGCACGAGGCTTTCGCCATCGGCCCGCCGCGCCCAGCTTCTCGAATGCGCGCTTGCGGCCTTCGCCGAGCATGGCGTCGCGCGGGCGACGCATTCCCATGTTGCGGAGCGGGCGGGCGTCTCGGTTCCCGCCGTCCATTCCTATTTTCGTACGCGCGAAGACCTTGTTGCCGCCGTTCTGGACGAGGTGGAGGCCTATCTCATCCATATCGTTTCGTCGTCGCTTGGCGGTCCAAAAACCGTCGCCGAGGCGCTTGAAGCGCTTGCTGTCAACTTCGCGCGCGATGCGACGGAGAAGCCGGACATGATCAAGGTCTGGCTCGACTGGAGCACCGGCGTGCGCGCGGATGTCTGGCCGCGTTACATGGATGTGCTCGAACGTTTGCATGGCATCGCGCAAAAGGTGCTGGAGCGCGGCAAGCGGGAAGGGATCATTCCCGCCACTCTTGATGTGAAGGCGGCGGCGCGTGTCTATCTCGGCGGCGGGCACACGGTGGCGCTCATGCAGTTTTCCGGCGCAAAGCCCCGCGAGTTCGATGCGGTGATCGAACAGCTTGTTCGCTCCGCCATGGGTGTCGGATTCGATGCGCCACTCAATTCGCCCGGCTGA
- the folP gene encoding dihydropteroate synthase, protein MFQRPLILGIVNITPDSFSDGGKYFTPEAAIAHARRLVADGAHIVDLGPASSNPDAAPVPPEEEIRRLAPVLEALAAEGIAVSVDSFRPETQAHALAHGAHYLNDIHGFDAPQFYPALAASDARLILMHSIQESGNADRRAAPEGDIVEHVSRFFEARIGRLEKAGIPRDRLILDPGMGFFLGPTPETSFEVLARLGALKSRFGLPLLVSVSRKSFLRAVTGRAPAEAGAASLAAELLAAIGGADYIRTHEPRPLADALAVHSALKARQ, encoded by the coding sequence ATGTTCCAGCGCCCGCTTATCCTCGGCATCGTCAACATTACGCCGGACTCATTCTCCGACGGCGGAAAGTATTTCACGCCTGAGGCCGCCATCGCTCATGCGCGCCGGCTGGTCGCCGATGGGGCGCATATCGTCGATCTCGGGCCGGCCTCGTCCAATCCCGATGCGGCGCCCGTCCCGCCCGAAGAAGAAATACGCCGCCTCGCGCCGGTGCTGGAGGCGCTCGCCGCCGAGGGCATCGCCGTTTCGGTCGACAGCTTCCGGCCGGAGACGCAAGCGCATGCGCTCGCTCACGGCGCGCACTACCTGAACGACATTCACGGCTTCGATGCGCCGCAATTTTACCCGGCGCTGGCGGCCTCCGATGCGCGCCTGATCCTGATGCACTCGATCCAGGAAAGCGGCAATGCCGACCGCCGCGCCGCGCCCGAGGGCGACATCGTCGAACATGTCAGCCGCTTCTTCGAGGCACGGATCGGGCGGCTCGAAAAGGCCGGCATCCCGCGCGACCGCCTGATCCTCGATCCCGGCATGGGCTTCTTTCTGGGGCCGACGCCTGAGACCTCGTTCGAGGTGCTGGCGCGGCTCGGCGCGCTCAAATCCCGTTTCGGGCTGCCGCTGCTCGTCTCGGTTTCGCGGAAATCCTTCCTGCGCGCGGTCACCGGCCGGGCGCCAGCGGAGGCGGGCGCCGCCAGCCTTGCGGCCGAACTTCTTGCGGCAATCGGCGGGGCGGACTACATCCGCACGCATGAGCCGCGGCCGCTTGCCGACGCGCTTGCCGTTCATTCGGCCCTGAAAGCCCGCCAATGA
- the glmM gene encoding phosphoglucosamine mutase translates to MSRKYFGTDGIRGKANSGHMTAETALRVGMAAGRVFRRGDHRHRVVIGKDTRLSGYMIEPALTAGFTSMGMDVFLFGPLPTPAVAMLTRSLRADLGVMISASHNSFEDNGIKLFGPDGFKLSDEVELAIEHHMDNGLADNLAGSRDLGRTKRIDDAQARYIEHVKHTFPKQQTLEGLRIVIDCANGAAYKVAPDVLWELGAEVVHVGTEPNGFNINEDCGSTAPERMCAAVRERRADIGIALDGDADRLIVADENGRIVDGDQIMGLIARHWKEMGTLSAPGVVATVMSNLGLERFLGSLDLALVRTQVGDRYVVEYMREHGYNVGGEQSGHIVLKDFSTTGDGLIAALQVLAVLKSGNKPVSALCHLFDPLPQLLKNVRFRRGEPLREKEVEEAIREGEARLGKTGRLVIRKSGTEPLIRVMGEGDDEGLVKAVVNDIVSAIEHNAA, encoded by the coding sequence ATGTCGCGCAAATATTTCGGCACCGATGGCATTCGCGGCAAGGCGAATTCCGGGCACATGACCGCGGAGACCGCGTTGCGCGTCGGCATGGCGGCCGGCCGCGTTTTCCGGCGCGGCGACCATCGCCACCGTGTCGTGATCGGCAAGGACACGCGGCTGTCGGGCTACATGATCGAACCGGCGCTCACCGCCGGCTTCACCTCGATGGGCATGGACGTCTTTTTGTTCGGTCCGCTGCCGACGCCGGCCGTCGCGATGCTGACGCGCAGCCTGCGCGCCGATCTCGGCGTGATGATCTCGGCCTCGCACAATTCCTTCGAGGATAACGGCATCAAGCTTTTCGGACCGGACGGCTTCAAGCTTTCCGACGAGGTCGAGCTTGCGATCGAACATCACATGGACAACGGCCTTGCCGACAATCTGGCGGGTTCGCGCGATCTCGGCCGCACAAAGCGCATCGACGATGCGCAGGCGCGCTACATCGAACATGTGAAGCACACTTTCCCCAAGCAGCAGACGCTGGAAGGCTTGCGGATCGTCATCGACTGCGCCAATGGCGCCGCCTACAAGGTGGCGCCCGACGTGTTGTGGGAACTTGGCGCCGAAGTCGTGCATGTCGGGACCGAGCCGAACGGTTTCAACATCAACGAGGATTGCGGCTCGACGGCGCCGGAGCGCATGTGCGCCGCCGTGCGCGAACGCCGCGCCGATATCGGCATCGCGCTTGACGGCGATGCCGACCGGCTGATTGTCGCCGACGAGAACGGCAGGATCGTCGATGGCGACCAGATCATGGGGCTCATCGCCCGGCACTGGAAAGAAATGGGCACGTTGTCGGCGCCGGGCGTCGTCGCCACGGTCATGTCCAATCTTGGCCTGGAACGGTTCCTTGGCTCGCTCGATCTGGCGCTGGTGCGCACCCAGGTCGGCGACCGCTATGTCGTCGAGTATATGCGCGAGCATGGCTACAATGTCGGCGGCGAACAGTCCGGCCATATCGTGCTGAAGGATTTCTCGACCACCGGCGACGGGCTCATCGCCGCGCTGCAGGTTCTGGCGGTGCTGAAAAGCGGCAACAAGCCGGTCAGCGCGCTTTGCCATCTCTTCGATCCGCTGCCGCAGCTTCTCAAGAATGTGCGTTTCCGGCGCGGCGAGCCGCTGCGCGAAAAGGAAGTCGAAGAGGCGATCCGCGAAGGCGAGGCGCGTCTCGGCAAGACCGGGCGTCTCGTCATCCGCAAGTCGGGCACCGAGCCCTTGATCCGCGTCATGGGCGAGGGCGACGACGAAGGCCTCGTCAAGGCGGTCGTCAACGACATCGTCTCCGCGATCGAGCATAATGCCGCCTGA
- the tilS gene encoding tRNA lysidine(34) synthetase TilS, with amino-acid sequence MHVREDPAPSGQLPVLPDEFAGRLRRHNPSNVIAVAFSGGPDSLALLILAAAWARGRPGVRLVALTVDHGLRAGSAAEAVTAARLAATLGVPHRILTWTEPKPGSGIQAAAREARYRLLAAACREAGAGDLLVAHHLEDQAETFLLRLRRGSGVDGLAAMPEARALDAGTPPLRLLRPLLDLPRARLAATVAQAGLTPVLDPSNENDRFDRVKIRQAMSALEALGFDAAGLADTAGRMARARAALEAQTAALLDAYAVLSRFGHVEVEAAGFARASAETRLRALAAILKCVGGRAYGPRMDGLVALDASLADGTLGRGRTLNGVKFSLARGRLLAVRELAAARKSAPLRLAPGATGTWDGRFDVRLDTAGSHSYLDVRALGAEGLGLLASAGLALPLAPRTALAALPALWAGPVPVSVPHLGTLDAAVKAEATIVPREFFAQIRG; translated from the coding sequence ATGCATGTTCGAGAAGATCCGGCGCCGTCCGGCCAGCTTCCCGTTCTGCCGGACGAATTCGCCGGGCGGCTGCGCCGCCACAATCCGTCGAACGTCATTGCCGTCGCATTTTCGGGCGGGCCGGATTCGCTGGCGCTGCTGATCCTTGCCGCCGCATGGGCGCGCGGTCGGCCGGGTGTGCGGCTCGTCGCGCTGACCGTCGATCACGGTCTTCGCGCCGGCTCGGCCGCGGAGGCCGTGACAGCGGCGCGGCTCGCCGCCACGCTCGGCGTGCCTCACCGTATTTTGACATGGACGGAACCAAAGCCCGGCAGCGGCATCCAGGCGGCAGCGCGCGAGGCGCGGTACCGTTTGCTCGCCGCGGCGTGCCGCGAGGCCGGTGCGGGCGATCTTCTCGTCGCTCATCATCTCGAAGATCAGGCTGAAACCTTCCTGCTGCGTCTGCGCCGGGGAAGCGGTGTCGATGGGCTTGCAGCCATGCCGGAGGCGCGTGCGCTCGATGCAGGCACTCCGCCATTGCGGCTGTTGCGGCCGCTGCTCGACCTGCCGCGCGCCCGGCTCGCCGCGACGGTGGCGCAGGCCGGGCTTACGCCCGTGCTCGATCCGAGTAATGAGAATGACCGTTTCGACCGCGTCAAGATTCGTCAGGCGATGAGCGCGCTCGAAGCGCTTGGTTTCGACGCCGCCGGTCTTGCCGACACCGCAGGCCGCATGGCGCGGGCACGCGCCGCGCTGGAGGCACAAACGGCCGCGTTGCTTGACGCATATGCCGTGCTGTCGCGTTTCGGCCATGTCGAGGTCGAGGCGGCAGGCTTTGCGCGCGCATCCGCCGAAACGCGCCTGCGGGCGCTTGCCGCCATCCTGAAATGTGTGGGCGGGCGCGCCTATGGACCGCGCATGGACGGGCTGGTTGCGCTCGATGCGTCGCTCGCCGACGGCACGCTGGGCCGGGGGCGGACGCTCAACGGCGTCAAGTTCTCGCTGGCGCGGGGACGGTTGCTGGCTGTCAGGGAGCTGGCGGCCGCGCGGAAGTCAGCGCCGCTACGTCTTGCGCCGGGTGCGACCGGAACATGGGACGGCCGTTTCGATGTCCGTCTGGATACGGCGGGCTCGCATTCGTATCTCGATGTGCGGGCGCTCGGGGCCGAGGGGCTTGGCCTGCTGGCGTCGGCGGGCCTCGCCTTGCCTCTGGCGCCCCGAACCGCGCTCGCGGCCCTTCCGGCGCTCTGGGCGGGGCCGGTGCCGGTTTCCGTGCCTCATTTGGGGACACTCGACGCGGCGGTCAAAGCCGAGGCGACAATCGTCCCACGCGAATTTTTTGCCCAAATTCGCGGCTGA
- the aqpZ gene encoding aquaporin Z → MTKRLTAEFIGTFWLVFGGCGSAVLAAAFPEVGIGLVGVSLAFGLTVLTMAYAIGHISGCHLNPAVSIGLYIGGRFDAKDLLPYIVVQVLGAIAAAALLYLIASGKAGYDIGVNGLAANGYGEKSPGGYGLQSAAIIEVVLTFGFLIVILGATDKRAPAGFAGISIGLSLALIHLISIPVTNTSVNPARSTGPAIFEGGVALDQLWLFWAAPIAGAILAGLVYKWLGKAD, encoded by the coding sequence CTGACAAAGCGTCTCACGGCCGAATTCATCGGCACTTTCTGGCTTGTCTTCGGTGGTTGCGGCAGCGCTGTATTGGCGGCGGCCTTTCCGGAGGTGGGCATCGGGCTCGTTGGCGTGTCGCTCGCCTTTGGCCTCACGGTCCTCACCATGGCCTATGCCATCGGCCATATTTCCGGCTGTCATCTCAACCCGGCCGTCAGTATCGGCCTCTATATCGGTGGCCGCTTCGACGCCAAGGATCTCCTGCCCTACATTGTCGTTCAGGTGCTCGGGGCGATTGCGGCGGCGGCTCTTCTCTACCTCATCGCTTCGGGCAAGGCCGGTTACGATATCGGGGTCAATGGTCTCGCGGCCAACGGCTACGGCGAGAAATCGCCCGGTGGCTACGGTCTGCAATCGGCCGCCATCATCGAGGTCGTTCTGACTTTCGGTTTCCTCATTGTCATTCTGGGGGCGACCGACAAGCGAGCGCCTGCGGGCTTTGCGGGTATTTCGATCGGTCTTTCGCTGGCGCTGATCCATCTCATCAGCATTCCGGTGACCAACACATCGGTCAATCCGGCGCGCAGCACAGGCCCGGCGATTTTCGAGGGCGGCGTTGCTCTCGACCAGCTCTGGCTTTTCTGGGCGGCGCCCATCGCGGGCGCGATTCTGGCCGGCCTCGTCTACAAATGGCTTGGCAAGGCGGATTAG
- a CDS encoding 2Fe-2S iron-sulfur cluster-binding protein, which yields MTKVNYIEASGRAHTVEAENGISAMEAAVKHGVPGIDGDCGGAAACATCHIYVDPEWLAKTGPAADGLEKSMLEFAEDVNERSRLACQITLNDALDGLVLRLPDRQH from the coding sequence ATGACGAAGGTCAACTACATCGAGGCAAGCGGCAGGGCTCATACGGTCGAGGCCGAAAACGGCATCTCGGCGATGGAAGCCGCGGTGAAGCACGGTGTGCCCGGCATCGACGGCGACTGCGGCGGCGCGGCCGCTTGCGCCACCTGCCACATCTATGTCGATCCGGAATGGCTCGCGAAGACAGGCCCGGCGGCGGACGGCCTTGAAAAGAGCATGCTTGAATTCGCCGAAGACGTGAACGAGCGAAGCCGCCTCGCCTGCCAGATCACACTGAACGACGCGCTCGACGGATTGGTGCTGCGCCTGCCCGACCGGCAGCACTGA
- the ftsH gene encoding ATP-dependent zinc metalloprotease FtsH, translating to MSNFKNFAVWVLGALLLIALFNLFQGPAPQSGTSTEINFSRLLSDVEAGTVREVTIQGEKITGQYTDGRRFSTFAPADPTLVNRLYDKGVQITAKPSDENVPSLLGVLVSWFPMLLLIAVWIFFMRQMQGGGGKAMGFGKSKAKLLTERHGRVMFDDVAGIDEAKDDLTEIVDFLRDPAKFQRLGGRIPKGVLLVGPPGTGKTLLARAIAGEANVPFFTISGSDFVEMFVGVGASRVRDMFEQAKKNAPCIIFIDEIDAVGRHRGAGLGGGNDEREQTLNQLLVEMDGFEPNEGIILIAATNRPDVLDPALLRPGRFDRQVVVPNPDVIGREKILKVHMKKVPLAPDVEPRTIARGTPGFSGADLANLVNEAALMAARRGKRLVTMADFEDAKDKVMMGAERRSMVMTEEEKKLTAYHEGGHALVALHMPESDPIHKATIIPRGRALGMVMRLPERDQLSVTRAKLKADLAVAMGGRIAEEVIFGHDKVTSGASSDISMATKMAKAMVTRWGMSDKLGPLAYQDNEEEVFLGHSVARHQNMSEETQRQIDAEVRRIVEEGYETARKVINERIEDLHTIAKGLLEFETLSGDEISGLLKGELPVRERGEPEKADVGPVSSVPTTGPIGAPPAPQGT from the coding sequence TTGTCCAATTTCAAGAATTTCGCCGTCTGGGTCCTGGGTGCGCTGCTTTTGATCGCGCTCTTCAATCTTTTCCAGGGGCCGGCGCCGCAAAGCGGTACGTCGACCGAGATCAATTTCTCGCGCCTCCTTTCCGATGTGGAAGCGGGCACGGTGCGCGAGGTGACGATTCAGGGCGAAAAGATCACCGGGCAATATACCGACGGGCGGCGGTTCTCGACATTCGCGCCCGCCGACCCGACGCTGGTCAACCGGCTCTACGACAAGGGCGTCCAGATCACCGCCAAGCCGTCGGATGAAAACGTGCCCTCGCTTCTCGGCGTGCTCGTTTCCTGGTTCCCGATGCTGCTGCTGATCGCGGTGTGGATTTTCTTCATGCGCCAGATGCAGGGCGGCGGCGGCAAGGCCATGGGCTTCGGCAAATCGAAGGCGAAGCTCCTCACCGAGCGTCATGGCCGTGTCATGTTCGACGACGTCGCCGGCATCGACGAAGCCAAGGACGACCTCACCGAGATTGTCGACTTCCTGCGCGATCCGGCAAAGTTCCAGCGCCTTGGCGGCCGCATCCCGAAAGGCGTGCTGCTGGTCGGTCCGCCCGGCACCGGCAAAACATTGCTGGCGCGCGCGATCGCCGGCGAGGCCAACGTTCCGTTCTTCACGATTTCCGGTTCCGACTTCGTCGAGATGTTCGTCGGCGTCGGCGCGAGCCGTGTGCGCGACATGTTCGAGCAGGCGAAGAAGAACGCGCCCTGCATCATCTTCATCGACGAAATCGATGCGGTCGGCCGTCATCGCGGCGCCGGTCTCGGCGGCGGCAATGACGAGCGCGAGCAGACGTTGAACCAGTTGCTGGTCGAGATGGACGGTTTCGAGCCCAATGAAGGCATTATCCTGATCGCGGCGACCAACCGTCCCGACGTTCTCGATCCGGCGCTGTTGCGCCCGGGCCGCTTCGACCGTCAGGTCGTGGTGCCGAACCCGGATGTCATCGGCCGCGAAAAGATTCTGAAAGTCCACATGAAGAAGGTGCCGCTGGCGCCGGATGTCGAGCCGCGCACGATTGCACGGGGCACGCCCGGCTTCTCGGGCGCCGATCTTGCGAACCTCGTCAACGAAGCGGCGCTAATGGCGGCCCGTCGTGGCAAACGCCTCGTCACCATGGCCGATTTCGAGGACGCCAAGGACAAGGTGATGATGGGCGCCGAGCGCCGCTCGATGGTGATGACCGAAGAGGAAAAGAAACTCACGGCCTATCACGAAGGCGGACATGCGCTGGTGGCGCTGCACATGCCGGAATCCGATCCGATCCACAAGGCGACGATCATTCCGCGCGGCCGTGCGCTCGGCATGGTGATGCGTCTGCCCGAACGCGACCAGCTTTCGGTGACGCGCGCCAAGCTCAAGGCCGACCTTGCGGTTGCCATGGGCGGACGGATCGCCGAGGAAGTGATCTTCGGTCACGACAAGGTGACGTCGGGTGCGTCGTCCGACATTTCGATGGCGACCAAGATGGCGAAAGCCATGGTCACGCGCTGGGGCATGAGCGACAAGCTCGGGCCGCTCGCCTATCAGGACAATGAGGAAGAAGTGTTCCTCGGTCATTCGGTGGCGCGCCACCAGAACATGTCCGAGGAGACACAGCGCCAGATCGATGCCGAAGTGCGGCGCATCGTCGAGGAAGGCTACGAGACCGCCCGGAAGGTCATCAACGAGCGCATCGAAGATCTGCATACGATCGCCAAGGGTCTGCTCGAGTTTGAAACCCTGTCGGGCGACGAGATTTCCGGCCTGCTGAAGGGTGAGTTGCCGGTGCGTGAACGCGGCGAACCCGAAAAGGCCGATGTCGGTCCGGTTTCCTCCGTGCCGACGACAGGTCCCATCGGTGCGCCGCCCGCCCCGCAGGGAACATAA
- a CDS encoding cytochrome P450 — MTALASATAKATEADSLPLDRIDVSRAELFERNVEGDYFARLRREDPVHYCAESAYGPYWSITKYKDIMAVDTNHQVFSSEASLGGILIDDNIQKSGGGGMDLPNFIGMDPPRHDEQRKAVSPIVAPANLARLEGTIRERVGRVLDGLPVGEEFDWVPAVSIELTTQMLATLFDFPFEDRAKLTRWSDVTVAEPGSGIIDSWEQRNAELMDCANYFGRLWNERVNAEPGSDLISMLAHSPATRNMTPENYLGNVVLLIVGGNDTTRNSMTGGVLALDRNPKEREKLYGNPGLIENMVSEIIRWQTPLSHMRRTAIADAELGGKTIRKGDKVVMWYVSGNRDDEVIERPDDFIIDRPRARQHLSFGFGIHRCVGNRLAEMQLKILWEEVLKRFSRIEVTGEPVRVRSNFVRGYASLPVKLHAY; from the coding sequence ATGACCGCACTTGCATCCGCGACCGCCAAAGCCACGGAGGCCGACAGCCTCCCCCTCGACCGGATCGACGTGAGCCGGGCCGAGCTTTTCGAACGCAATGTCGAAGGCGACTATTTCGCCCGCCTGCGCCGCGAAGATCCGGTGCACTACTGCGCCGAAAGCGCCTATGGGCCCTATTGGTCGATCACGAAGTACAAGGACATCATGGCGGTCGACACGAACCACCAGGTGTTTTCCTCGGAAGCGAGCCTTGGCGGCATCCTGATCGACGACAACATCCAGAAGAGCGGCGGCGGCGGCATGGACCTGCCGAATTTCATCGGCATGGACCCGCCCCGGCATGACGAGCAACGCAAGGCTGTGAGCCCCATCGTCGCGCCCGCGAACCTCGCACGGCTCGAAGGCACGATCCGCGAGCGCGTCGGACGTGTGCTGGACGGATTGCCGGTCGGCGAGGAATTCGACTGGGTGCCCGCCGTCTCGATCGAACTGACGACACAGATGCTCGCCACCTTGTTCGACTTCCCCTTCGAGGACCGTGCAAAGCTGACGCGCTGGTCCGACGTGACGGTTGCCGAGCCCGGCAGCGGTATCATCGACAGTTGGGAGCAGCGCAATGCGGAGTTGATGGACTGCGCCAATTATTTCGGCCGGCTGTGGAACGAGCGTGTCAACGCCGAACCGGGCTCGGACCTGATTTCGATGCTCGCCCACTCACCTGCCACGCGGAACATGACGCCGGAGAACTATCTCGGCAATGTCGTGCTGCTCATCGTCGGCGGCAACGACACGACGCGCAACTCGATGACAGGCGGTGTTCTGGCTCTCGACCGGAACCCGAAGGAACGGGAGAAGCTGTATGGCAATCCGGGCCTCATCGAAAACATGGTGTCGGAAATCATCCGCTGGCAAACACCGCTCTCGCATATGCGCCGCACCGCGATCGCCGATGCCGAACTCGGCGGCAAAACCATCCGCAAGGGCGACAAGGTGGTGATGTGGTACGTCTCCGGAAACCGCGACGATGAGGTGATCGAACGGCCGGACGATTTCATCATCGACCGTCCCCGCGCCCGTCAGCACCTGTCATTCGGCTTCGGCATTCACCGCTGCGTCGGCAACCGGCTTGCGGAGATGCAATTGAAAATTCTCTGGGAAGAGGTGTTGAAGCGTTTCTCGCGCATCGAAGTGACGGGCGAACCGGTGCGCGTGCGTTCCAATTTCGTGCGCGGCTATGCCTCACTGCCGGTGAAGCTGCACGCATACTGA